The Solanum pennellii chromosome 4, SPENNV200 genomic interval ACTTAGAGTCTAAAGCCAAGGAAACTTTTCCTGTTATCAGATTATTGTGATTACCAACTGATCTTTACAAGGGCACCGACTTATTTGTTTATCCTGAACTTGTGAGATCATGAGCATTCAGTTGCCAGAATATGAAGCACTCTAATTATGAACAACGGTACACGTTGCCAAGGCTGACCATTGTAAACTATTGAAAACAATAAATGCCAGTTATGTGGGGTATTGAACAGATTTTTTTGGATACTATAAGAAACAGAATATCTAATTTAGGATGGCATACATAGGGATGGCAACGGGGCGGAGCGGATGCATGGCGGGGTGGGGCTATGTATGGCAGGGCAGGTTGAAgtgggttttttaaaaattgttgcGGGACGGAGCGGGTTGTAGGTATATGTAATTTTATGTGggttcaaacttaattttaatttttttcatgctaTAAGAGTGATAGagcattatttattaagataatttctTCAAAGCTACATAAATATTCAAGATAGTAGATGAAAATGGTTCAATAAGAAATCATAATTTCTTACGTGTTTCCAATTGacttcaaagaagaaaaaaaattaagtcatTATCTATTGAATAAATAcgatttaatgaaaaaatgaatttattttttgaactttACTTTTAGTATCAAActtaactagaaaaaaaatatttaataaattatgtggGGCGAGATCGGGGGGGGGGGGGNNNNNNNNNNNNNNNNNNNNNNNNNNNNNNNNNNNNNNNNNNNNNNNNNNgggggggggggggaggggttgaaaaggaaaaaaattgttgtgAAAGGCGGAGCATGGAAGCTTAAAAATTTGCAGGTTAAGCTCTTTCTGCCCCGCCCCCCGCCACATTGCCATCCCTAGTCGTACAAAACCATGACGGATGACTAGGAAGCCAGCAGAGTAAGCCAAGTTTAAGTAGAGCTTTCTTGGCCTCCTGTGTATGGTGCAACCAATGACAAAATACAGAATTTgctatatatgtatgtatattagGTTGTTGGAGTATAGCTTAAAGCTAAATGCAAATAAAACTCCTTGCTATTTTTATGGACTAGCAGTAGTAAGTTACTACTCAAATTGTCTATAGAATGATGACCAGCCTTTTGTCCACATAAAATATTGGGAAAATTTGGGGAAAAATTCAAAGTCTCCCTTTTTCCTTCAACCTTCAACCAAATATTGTCCAATCTACTAGAATAACTCTATATATCCAACCTTCAAATATTTCACTTTTGCCAAGAGTGTGACTTCATAAAAATCATAGTAGCACCACAAATGAAGCAATCAGATGAATATATCTGACTTCTTTCAGTTTTTGTTATCCGCATATCTCAGTTATAACCCAATATTAACCAAATACACACATTTGCAGGgcaaaacaagaaaacaaatagAATTAACTAAAAGAAAGAAACCTTTCGGTGTGTGCAGAATTAACATTATATAGACGTACCTTGTGTAGGAGAAACTTGAGAGAGTGGTTGATGTTGTTGCTCTGCAATCCAAAATCAAGATAATTAGGAAGaccaaataaattatttttttttgaaacggGTAACTTGTATTCCTCAGCATTGAGGGTTATGCTGGCCACCTCCAAAAAGTATTAACAgcgaagagagaaaaaaagaagagaaacaaaaatactTACAAAGAACCTAAATAATAAGTTCAAAACAATTTGAATTCCACCACAGCGAAGAGGTAgaggaaaatgaagaaaatttagTACTTTCTAGAGGGAAGGAAAATGAATATTATTacctaatttaaatttttattttctatataattgAATTGGATTCATGCTGGACATTCTACTATGATGTAGCAGTATAGGGAAAGGAAGAGAGACTATCATATATGTTCATTGACCTAGAAAAAAAAGCTTATGACAGAGTTCCTACGGGGGCTTTGTGGAGATGTTCGGAGGCTAAAGGTGGACTTGCAGCTTATATTAGGGGGGGACTagataaaaacatgaaatactTGCAGCTTATTGAGGACAGAACCCTAGATAGCGGAATATGAAGGCCGAGAATTAAATTGAGTGCTgtcaagtttttctttttagtattattattatcattctcTTATTACCCAATTCTTCgattttatattttacctattattACTTCTTCGTTCATCGTACTATTTGTTGTTGATactattattttctatatgGTTTTTCACTTCTGTATTTCCTTTTCTTACTGATTTGGATATGCCTTGGTTTAACCGAGGACTGTCATAAATAGCTTCACAGGGCAGGGGTGTTGCATACACATCACCCTACCAAGACCTCACTAACGAAATCTTACTTGGTATATTGTTGTATTGCTAGGCAGTCCATTGCGATTCAAAATAGAACAAGAAAAAGATATCATCTTCGGAAAAAGAAATGATATAAACTTGATATAAAACCATTAGAGGCATATAATATCACCATTGTAGTGCAATTCTATTGTTTTGGGCACCCAAGTACACAAATGTGTAAAGACAAGACAtctaatgataaataatttcatttccACCAAGATTCTAATTCCAACAATGACAAAGTAAATATGCAGTACAAAATTGTTTGTAGTGAAACTAGTACTAGTACAAAACACAAAATATTGGGACCTGAGTTCCGAGTCGTACAGAttcacatataaaaaaatatagtcaCAACTAATACAATATTTTGAGATGCAAAATGTTGTATTATAAACTTAGTCACACTTCATAACTACTCTACATACAGTATTAAATTCTGCCTAAGTTACGCAgcattgataaaaataataagttaggGGGTTTAATAAGTTGCATAAGCACAAGGAATTTCCTAGGGTGATAAAAAAGGAGCATGTTGATATCATTGCTGACTTGCTGTAGTGGAACATAGAGTGACTCAACAAAAAGCTAGCCAAATAACCATGAGGGTAATGCCAGGATGGATGTGGCTTTCAAATTGCGGTGCCAATGACAGGTAGAATCTGGCAACTCTGGAATACTGGGGTGGTTCAGGTTAGTATCTTGGATATTAGCCCATTTAACTGCTCTATTTAAAATCATTGCAGAGACTATCTTATTAGTTTTACTGGCACATATGGACTTCATACAATTGAGGACAGGAAGGAGTTGTGGTCTGCAATTGAAAACCTGAAATCTATTGTCCAAAAACTCACAGCTCATAATGGGGGACTTCAACTCTATTCTCAGAGGGAAGGATACGAGCGCCCAAGTCATGGATGCAGAGATCAGGGATTTTGAAGACATGGTGAATTACTAGCCTAAATGAACTTAGGCCTACAGGGAGATTCTTGCATGGACAAGTTCACATATAGATGGTAAACTTGACAGGGCAGTGGTCAATCATGCATGTATGGTAGGATGCCTTTATCTAGAACTAGATGTTAACGGACCCTCACTTTTCTGACCATTCTTTGCTATGTGTCACAATGGAGGAGGTACAGACTAGAAGTCCTTAAACCATTCAAGTTCCTGAATCACTTGGTAGGATATATTGAGTTCCAACACATCATGACTGATACATGGGTCTAAACAGTACTGATAGCCATATGGAAAGAAAATGGAAGAAGTTCAAACTTATGAAAGGTGCACTGAAAAGGTACGTGAAATACTAGAGAGTTCTATAGTGCTTAGCTTAAAGCAAACAAGAGGATGTTTAAAAACTGCTAAAAGTGTCTCTGAATGACCAAGACCTCTATGCTAAAGAATAGAAGCTGAAAATAAACTTGGGAAAATGGATTGTAACAGAAGAGAGCATTCATATTGGGCAGGCCATTGCTattcaaaatagaataataaaaagatgTACTCATCTTTGTAAGAAGAAATGCTTTAAACTTGAAGACGCCATTAGAGGTATATCAATTCTATTACTTTTGAGCACCCACCCATGTGCACAAATCTTTAAAAGACAAGATatctcataaaaaataattttatttccaCCGAAGAATCTAATTCAACAAAGTAAATATGCAGTATAAAATTGTTTGTGTGAAACTAATACAAGTACAAAACATAAAGACATGAGTTCAGGGTGGGGTGGTTTTCACATatggaaaatatatttacaactaatacaatattaatttaatcaCACACTATAACTAtgtgtaaaaagaaaaagaaaaaacctGAAATTGGAGTAGGAATAGGAGGGTCATTGATTGGTTTATGAGGAGTTTCATCAGGCTCAAAATCAGAAAACAAGGCATCATCCCCTGATGCAGCACTTTTCCCACTATCAAACAGGACTTGTGAGCCCAAAGCCAAAACCAAGCCTCCTTCTTCATGGGCATCGGCATCTCCACTTCCACGATCAAGAATATCATAGACTTCCCTATCGAAAAATCCAGGTAATTTTTTGTCTCTTCTCAAATCATTCCTCATGACCCAAAAGGAGTCGGTTTCTTCTTTTATCTGAGACTCCCACTCTTTAATCTTCTTAAAATCTCCAGCCAAATTACTCCATCTCTTTCGGCATTGAACTGGTCCACGGTTAACCCCATGTCTTTTACAGTAGGAAGAAACAGAAGCCCACTTGGGTTCAACCTGTGGTGAACCTAATTCAACAACGCCAGTTCGTCCTCGACGGATCCGGTTTTCAGTAACCTTTTTCCCCTGTATCAGTACAAGAATTTCTTGTCTAGTCCAACGAGGAAGCCTGGGAACTTTGTTGGAATCATCGGCGCCGTTGAGACGGCCGTCGGAGTCGGTAGACGGAATTAGGGTCAATCGCTCAAGCTTCATACTACTTTTTGAACCACGTCAGTTAACGGAATTACGACAAACGCCGTTTTTGAGTAGGACGGCCCGTTGAGGGGAAGAGAAACAGAGTGTtttccccttttcttttttaataataataatggtaatataaatatatttcatgcCCCTTTTGGTTTTGGGTATTAAATAGTAATCATCACTCCGCTTACATATTTCTTAATCAGTCTCTGATAATTTTTACAATTAtctaatttctaaaataaagaagattgCTTACTTTATACTCATTTCATCTTTCActaacaaatattaataaaaataagtaaataacaaATAAGGCCACAAGCCTATTTCTAAGGGCTACTATTTTAAACaaagaccaaaccatcaactaAATATTCAAACAGGTCACTTTCCTTTCCGTGGAAATTGGcgtttttcttttcattactattcattctttttaatatatatatatatatatatatatatatatatatattagcaaaaataatgtatatattagTTCTCGACGTCATGCATTAGCATGATTAAACTGAAACATATAATTATccctcaaaattttttttacatattttatatcataattgtggatgatatttttatataacgcaatttgttttaatatactaaatcaaacaatgcataacaaataatatatatataataaatgcaAGTATTACTAACACAATctatttaactttatttttatacGTTTTACCAAATGAGTGAGGTCAATATTTgttcataaatttaattttttaatagaatttataaaactattctaattttttttaactttagcTACACTCAGGTAATAGTAAATTCTCTTATTAAATGTAAAATGAAtatctaataaatataaataaatttaaatggtgttaattaaataattttgaacttttacactaaaatgaattaaagtggaaccaaaaaattaaatatttgttgttgtttactTGTTTATTGCTTTTTCCAAAAATACCTTCACGAAACATGCACATCAACGTCCTACTACTTAGCCTTTAACTCCCTCTTTATGTAattagagaaagaaaaattactGTTAGTGTAGTATGCAATCAAACGGATTTTATGGCATTAATATTTGAGATAAATCTTTTGCAACTTTTATACCTAATTTTGGTATCTTTTACACAGTCAAAAtggtaaaagaataaaatactcATGTGTCTTAGTagttaaatcaaattaataaatgcagattttttattgtgttattaattaatgtaagtttttacttataatttattaattataataagcTAATACAATTTGATATAACATTCGATCGAATTTTTAGCCCTTATAATTGTCCTTTCTTCGACACTTgatttctcattttctttttttacttaaatttaaaatatagaaaattttaattaatattttaatattagaatGTGCAATATTTTGGACGAAAGAAAGTGAAAAGTGTGATAATGATTATGGGATGGATTTAAAATACAAAGAAGTCAAATTAGATGGATAAGGGCATCCACCTTGTCTTAGCAAAATATGAGTTAAAAGTTTTTCCACTTTTCCTTTTGTTCTCTTCCTCCACCTCTCAATTCCCTAATCCATAATCAAGTActagaataaatatttaattattaaaaaaaaggtgtAGGAGTTAGGAATGAGTGGGTTGTCCCTCCCTCCACAAAAGGGCTATATTTCTCAATAATAGGGGTGGCTCCATCACTATGTGTAGAGTCATCtttacctctttttttttctttcctcagTCTTTATCATAATTATCCTATTTAATAATTAGGCCAAGGAAccttttcaaagatgaatttgGATTTATTTAAGTTGAAATTGTACCTTTGATGTATGCATAATTTtgcaattttcatttttttatagtctatttaaaaagttatatgatacttttttcgtttaaaaaaatgatcttattttttttagtttgtattATACAGAAtgactcattttcttttttgataaattttagttctaacttttcGCATGTTTAAGCcataagattaaaggacattttggtacatttgacataactttaagttagaaccacaaaataaaaaaatcttctttctttttttaaacgtTGTTCCAAGTGAAATTAGACAATTATTTTTGAAACGGAAAGAGTAGTTGAAGTTGatataattaaacaattaaGTAATTATACAGTATAACATTAATTACAATCACAAATTTGCATATTGTTTGATTGCATTAATATAAATACAcagttaaattaaaatttacaaaataaaggttagctttcaaaaattaaaagttaatatttgaaaaatatgtgtCTTTTGTGAATGATACTTAAGTACTTAGGTATTTAAGATGCATGTTGTTTcttgaatatataattattaataaacatatatttataacaaatatttttttaaaattatatatatattcctctTATTTAGAAATAGCAGTTAAAAGAATTAACAATGCATGAAATTAGTTGTACAAtatgttaggttttatttgtcctaaatttcttaccataaatagttttccttttaggaaaaagttttggattgactaatcctttttctggtaggataaggtttaggactctataaatagaggcatgttccttctaacttaatcagcattcacaacgtagtcttaagggctttgagagttttggttagagggaaaatttgtgggtcacaagcttgatacgttataacttgtgtgaacctcccatatattctgagtgaatttggttgaggttgtttccctctgtattttgtactctcatatttatagtggattgttcatctcctttgtggacgtaggtcgattgaccgaaccacgttaaatctttgtgtcttttggtatatttctcgttgtcttcttactcatggtctttcgaggtttgcattgctagcttccgtgtttacacctgcttatttccgatCCTAACACAATATGCAAAGAAATTTGTCGAATTAACcctttaacttttaattttacCTATTCTCTACTCTAAACACGTGGGATAATTGTGTCCATATTTCCAAGATCCCTTTTACTGATCAAAAGCTTGCAACCCCAAATCTCAAATCCCTCTTCAACAGTGGCGGTAATCTTTTCAAATTCTCTTTGTTTCAATTTCATCCTTCATCAGTGTTAGTCATTTCTCTTACTGATCAAAAACTTGCAATCCCAGATTTCAAATCTCTCTTAAACAGTGGCGGTAAtcttttcaatttctctttaCTTTAATATAGTTCTTCATCAGTATTATTCATAGAGCTCCCCGTCTTTctcatcatatttttctaaatttttatgaatcttttatattttaagacTATTGGAACCGATACTACCTTAAATGTAGTCTTTGATTTGTAAAAGTTTATATTGGTAGTTTGCAAGTCATTTTTATGGCTTCTTTAATTCTTATCGTTTCATGTTTCTTCAGTTTGATATTTGCTAGAGATTCGGGAATATGAAATAACTATTTAAAGTTAtttcatgagttcattttgATTGTTTTGCTATTTACCGGTAAGCACTTCAATTTGAGCCTCTTTTCTATGATTTTCTCGAGTTTTTATGAAATAAGTGTATTCTTTTGGTGAACGCACACATCACATGGTAGTACAAATAACATCCTAAATTGATTCCAGAGAATATTGATTTCCTATCTTGATGTTATCACTGAAATTCActtgacattttaatttttaggtgTCATTTGGAGTTTAATTTCTCATAGTTTTATaggtttttttgtttgtttattgaCCTGTAGTATCATACCATTATATCCTGATTTATGTTAGTTTTCAAGGTAACATACTCTGTGTGGAACATGTTCTTCAtgaatttataatcttgaaagTCTTTGGACTAATTAAGGTAGGACTTTGTGGGAAAGTAGATTCTTGGGTGATACCCGTGCAATGCACGCTCCCAACAAATTGAGTTTTTATATGTTACTATCCACCAAACACAAGCAcgcgc includes:
- the LOC107018417 gene encoding trihelix transcription factor ASR3-like isoform X2, whose protein sequence is MKLERLTLIPSTDSDGRLNGADDSNKVPRLPRWTRQEILVLIQGKKVTENRIRRGRTGVVELGSPQVEPKWASVSSYCKRHGVNRGPVQCRKRWSNLAGDFKKIKEWESQIKEETDSFWVMRNDLRRDKKLPGFFDREVYDILDRGSGDADAHEEGGLVLALGSQVLFDSGKSAASGDDALFSDFEPDETPHKPINDPPIPTPISEQQHQPLSQVSPTQGTSQPTTREPDIGSGHEGRKRKKSESDADDEEARSVQHHLVRALERNGKLVSSQLEAQNMQFEQDREQRKDHVDNLVAVLTKLADALGRIADKL
- the LOC107018417 gene encoding trihelix transcription factor ASR3-like isoform X1; its protein translation is MKLERLTLIPSTDSDGRLNGADDSNKVPRLPRWTRQEILVLIQGKKVTENRIRRGRTGVVELGSPQVEPKWASVSSYCKRHGVNRGPVQCRKRWSNLAGDFKKIKEWESQIKEETDSFWVMRNDLRRDKKLPGFFDREVYDILDRGSGDADAHEEGGLVLALGSQVLFDSGKSAASGDDALFSDFEPDETPHKPINDPPIPTPISEQQHQPLSQVSPTQAGTSQPTTREPDIGSGHEGRKRKKSESDADDEEARSVQHHLVRALERNGKLVSSQLEAQNMQFEQDREQRKDHVDNLVAVLTKLADALGRIADKL